Part of the Imperialibacter roseus genome, TCGTCAATTCGCCCGGCTTAGTTCAAATGGCTTTCACCGACTTCGGAGGAGCTCTCATGTATCACCGAAAACCAAAGCAATGCTGGCCAATCCAATCATCACAAAACTGATGGCTAGTGGCAAAACACCAACCGTCATCAGGTGGCTGATTACGGCACCAAGCGAGGCCCCGGTGAAAAAGAAAATGGTGCCGTACACAGCCGAGGCCAGCCCTGCTGTCTCGCCCATTGGCTCCATGGCCAGGGCGCTGCTGTTTGGTTCAATCGCCAGGTTGATCGACATCAAAAGCGCTATTGCCGTAAAGAACGGGATCATGGCAGGTGGATCGGTGGTGATTAGGGTTATGGCCAGTAAACCTGCCGCCACCAGGGTGTACAGCAGCACGAGCCCCCTGATCGTACGTTTGGCACCAAACCTGAAAGTAAGTCTGGAGTTCATCAGACTGGAAAACGACATCAGGAGCCCTGTTCCCGCAAAAATCCATGCAAATAGTTCAGGTCGGCCGAATATTTCACCTACTATGCGATCGGCGCTGGCTACCCAGGAGCTGAGTGCTGAAAACAGCAATGTGGTTGCCAATGTGTACCTTAGAAAGACCCGGTTCCCAATTACTCCCTTCACAGACCGCCGGATAGTTGGCCAGTCTATCAATGATCTTTTCTCCTGGGGAAGAGACTCTTCCAAACGCAGCGACCATATGAACACAAACACGGCAAAAACAGGCGGAGC contains:
- a CDS encoding MFS transporter, translating into MMLTALGIDVMLPALGDLRAHFGLPASSTATSNVITFFFLGQMAQIVFGILSDRFGRLFTLRIGFPLYFAGGIAAVFSPSLELMLAARFVAGVGASAVFMTTIAGVRDRFVGDKMAHTMSLIFTIFLFTPVLAPFLGLAILSVASWQAVFLAPPVFAVFVFIWSLRLEESLPQEKRSLIDWPTIRRSVKGVIGNRVFLRYTLATTLLFSALSSWVASADRIVGEIFGRPELFAWIFAGTGLLMSFSSLMNSRLTFRFGAKRTIRGLVLLYTLVAAGLLAITLITTDPPAMIPFFTAIALLMSINLAIEPNSSALAMEPMGETAGLASAVYGTIFFFTGASLGAVISHLMTVGVLPLAISFVMIGLASIALVFGDT